Within Pseudomonadota bacterium, the genomic segment TTGACTTCACATATTGCCCTTGTAATTGCAGCCGATTTTGACAGTAATGAATTTAGGTCGATTTTTACATGCGGCCTCGTTTTATATACGTTTACAACTTTATTAATAGTGCTTGTAAGGTTTCTTGGAAAAGAGAGTTTAAAAGATAAGTGAAGCAACGTTTTTTAGAAATAAGTATTAATTGTTTTGCATGGTTTAGCGGGTTACTGCTGATAGCCTCGGTTTTTCTTATAATAGCTTTTCTTTTTATTAATGGATGGGGTTCACTGAATCTTTCATTGATTTTCGGTGATGTCCCGCCGGCAGACGCACTTTTATTTCGCCGACAGGTTTTTTCCGGTTTATTTCCTGCTATTGTTGGAACGATATCGTTGGTTATTTTGGCTGTTGGTATGGCAACTCCGGTTGGCATTGCCACAGGAATTTATCTCGCTGAATACGGGAAGGAAAACACAAAAACTTTTTTAAGTATTTTTTATGATATTTTAGCAGGCATTCCATCGATTGTAATCGGGCTTTTTGGTTTTTCCTTATCTATCTTGCTGCATCGCTATATAAATGAATTTTATCCATGTTTGCTAATATCAGCTATGTCGCTAGCGATACTGGTACTTCCATATCTTATTCGTACCACACAATTTGCTATGGAAAACATTGAGGAAGATGTACGTTTAACAGCTCCAGCCCTGGGAGCAAATACCTTGCAAAATATTCTTTACGTTTTATTGCCAAGATCACTTTCAGGAATTGCAAGCGGAGTGATTCTTGCGATAGGCCGATGTGCAGAAGATACTGCCGTTATTATGTTAACCGGAGTAGTTGCAACTGCCGGGATTCCAAAATCACTTATGAAAAGTTATGAAGCCCTTCCTTTTTATATTTATTACATATC encodes:
- a CDS encoding ABC transporter permease subunit: MKQRFLEISINCFAWFSGLLLIASVFLIIAFLFINGWGSLNLSLIFGDVPPADALLFRRQVFSGLFPAIVGTISLVILAVGMATPVGIATGIYLAEYGKENTKTFLSIFYDILAGIPSIVIGLFGFSLSILLHRYINEFYPCLLISAMSLAILVLPYLIRTTQFAMENIEEDVRLTAPALGANTLQNILYVLLPRSLSGIASGVILAIGRCAEDTAVIMLTGVVATAGIPKSLMKSYEALPFYIYYISSQYINSDELQTGYGAAIILLLICAGLFLIAFFIKNIMIEKMLYRS